A genomic stretch from Chitinophaga lutea includes:
- a CDS encoding RagB/SusD family nutrient uptake outer membrane protein translates to MKLKIAALILIAGTFCSAGCRKFLLVEPVDKLSGNAFWKKPADVEAYVSDMYGQFRDKLSSTSFIAASGELRSGQVRMSPETDDPVRRAYIDVAGQNDLLGLIAPNAKWNTTNFNFPSMTKWKEFYRVIQSANIMEEELAKRTIPELSTGDLNRYTAEAVFIRCMTYLFLVRLYGDVPYYTEAYLSKPLPRTNMVTVIDNCIADLEKRVNDLPWNYKDPSMRAVRATKGGALAMLMYMHMWNAGFDKGKKQEHYEKTVALGKELMQSGTYKLLPIEEFHNIFKGRSQEGLLEIAQNYNYGETLSLYASFSDMLLHVPYKSGHTFSMGFFRASFLRMLYPEGEQDMRRLLWFDQYMLADNGRFMFLKFTNVYAHAGEGGNPDDNVIIFRYAGVILLTAEAMAETGRTDEAVALLNIIRDRAGAPRYIATGVDNLRQAIYIEQAKELMGEGVYYFDLVRTGRVMDQKWCYYPLSADQFERGGWTWPLSPSVMDNNPLMTLNNYWTN, encoded by the coding sequence ATGAAACTGAAAATTGCAGCATTGATATTGATCGCGGGAACGTTTTGCAGCGCCGGCTGCAGGAAATTCCTGCTGGTGGAGCCGGTCGACAAATTATCCGGTAACGCTTTCTGGAAAAAGCCGGCGGACGTGGAGGCTTACGTCAGCGATATGTACGGCCAGTTCAGGGATAAACTGTCGAGCACTTCGTTTATCGCAGCGTCGGGCGAACTGCGTTCCGGCCAGGTAAGGATGTCGCCTGAAACGGACGATCCCGTACGACGGGCCTATATCGACGTAGCCGGGCAAAACGACCTGCTGGGCCTGATAGCGCCGAACGCGAAGTGGAACACCACCAATTTCAATTTCCCTTCCATGACGAAGTGGAAGGAGTTTTACCGTGTTATCCAGTCGGCCAATATCATGGAAGAAGAGCTGGCGAAACGGACCATCCCGGAACTTTCAACAGGGGACCTTAACCGGTATACGGCCGAAGCCGTGTTTATCCGGTGCATGACCTATCTGTTTCTCGTCAGGTTGTATGGCGACGTGCCGTATTATACCGAGGCGTATCTCAGCAAGCCGCTGCCAAGGACGAATATGGTGACCGTCATCGATAACTGCATTGCGGACCTGGAAAAGCGTGTGAACGATCTTCCCTGGAATTATAAAGATCCCTCCATGAGAGCTGTGAGGGCCACCAAAGGCGGCGCGCTGGCGATGCTGATGTATATGCACATGTGGAACGCCGGATTCGACAAGGGGAAAAAGCAGGAGCATTACGAGAAAACAGTGGCATTGGGGAAGGAACTGATGCAAAGCGGGACCTATAAGCTGCTGCCGATCGAGGAGTTTCACAACATTTTCAAGGGAAGGAGCCAAGAAGGGTTGCTGGAGATTGCCCAGAACTACAACTATGGCGAAACCTTGTCGCTGTACGCGTCCTTTTCGGATATGTTGCTGCATGTGCCTTACAAGTCGGGGCACACCTTCAGCATGGGCTTTTTCCGTGCTTCGTTTCTGCGGATGCTGTACCCGGAGGGGGAACAGGATATGCGGCGGCTCTTGTGGTTCGACCAGTATATGCTGGCAGACAACGGCCGGTTTATGTTCCTCAAGTTCACCAACGTTTATGCCCACGCCGGAGAAGGTGGTAACCCGGACGATAATGTCATCATTTTCAGGTATGCCGGCGTCATTCTGCTGACGGCGGAAGCCATGGCGGAAACCGGCCGTACAGACGAGGCCGTTGCCCTGCTGAATATAATCCGCGACCGGGCCGGCGCGCCCAGGTATATCGCAACGGGAGTGGACAACCTGCGGCAGGCGATTTATATAGAGCAGGCCAAGGAGCTCATGGGAGAAGGGGTCTATTATTTCGACCTCGTCAGAACGGGCAGGGTGATGGACCAGAAATGGTGCTACTACCCGCTCTCCGCCGATCAGTTCGAACGCGGGGGCTGGACGTGGCCGCTGTCGCCCAGCGTGATGGACAACAATCCCCTGATGACATTGAATAATTACTGGACAAACTGA
- a CDS encoding DUF5008 domain-containing protein, producing the protein MKKLLVFILFASAAFACRRDEQIFENPYEGGKQPLGIKFLDEPPSVPAGEPGAMVSFKVKGLLPYKSRLVFSFNGQPAEVTELDSTHVSVKVPELASTGNVQIVVDDQAFYGPVFNVLGKIENDITFRANVGTNGPISKMPELPDGRFLLIGNFTNYENKGAVTPLNRIIVISRNEELDRTMLFGKGAYGPLSDVVVQPNGKMLVAGNFSGFDRHFWGVKRMFNVCRLNANGSPDTTVVQSFTKKDTVPVWKGGTDGSIARLFQDANGRTVAIGDFNYFVQKRYGVGTADGLKDSLVTDSVEVSQMLRFNSDGSLDSTYHYDLLLHKGRPATNGYISDAVMQPDGKLIIVGRFSRYDDMQVSNIARINPDGSPDRTFTATADDAVQRITYNAVTKQYVLAGIFNNYNKTRFNKIVLVDESFNPVAGFATGMLEGGGINQATQLSNGLIFVTGFFSRYDNVQRNGIMVLDARGKLAAGYNAIGKFYGFLSGVVESRALNGDMRITLLGSFNSFNGQSAGNFTRLLVK; encoded by the coding sequence ATGAAGAAACTGCTTGTTTTTATATTGTTCGCTTCGGCGGCCTTCGCATGCCGCCGTGACGAGCAGATTTTTGAGAATCCCTATGAGGGAGGGAAACAGCCGCTGGGTATAAAGTTCCTCGACGAGCCGCCCTCCGTTCCGGCGGGAGAGCCCGGTGCCATGGTGAGTTTTAAGGTAAAGGGCCTGTTGCCCTACAAGAGCCGGCTGGTATTTTCCTTCAACGGGCAGCCGGCGGAGGTGACGGAACTGGATAGTACGCACGTCAGCGTTAAAGTTCCGGAACTCGCCAGCACGGGCAATGTGCAGATCGTGGTGGACGACCAGGCTTTTTACGGGCCGGTATTCAATGTGCTCGGCAAAATTGAAAACGACATTACTTTCCGGGCAAACGTTGGTACCAACGGGCCCATCAGTAAAATGCCGGAACTGCCGGACGGCCGCTTCCTGCTGATCGGAAATTTTACTAATTATGAGAACAAGGGCGCGGTGACTCCCCTGAACAGGATCATCGTGATCAGCCGGAACGAGGAGCTCGACCGCACGATGCTGTTCGGCAAGGGCGCTTACGGCCCGCTGTCGGATGTAGTGGTGCAGCCCAACGGCAAAATGCTGGTTGCGGGAAATTTCTCCGGCTTCGACCGGCATTTCTGGGGGGTGAAGCGGATGTTCAATGTCTGCCGGCTGAACGCCAACGGTTCTCCGGATACCACCGTGGTTCAGTCATTCACCAAAAAGGACACGGTGCCGGTATGGAAGGGAGGCACCGACGGCTCCATCGCCAGGCTGTTCCAGGATGCCAACGGGCGTACCGTGGCCATCGGTGATTTCAACTACTTTGTTCAAAAACGATACGGCGTGGGAACGGCAGACGGGCTGAAGGACTCGCTGGTAACAGACAGTGTGGAAGTGTCGCAGATGCTGCGGTTTAACAGCGACGGCTCGCTCGATTCAACCTACCACTACGATCTGTTGTTGCATAAAGGGCGCCCGGCCACCAACGGGTACATTTCGGATGCTGTCATGCAGCCGGACGGGAAGCTGATCATCGTTGGCAGGTTCAGCCGGTACGACGACATGCAGGTGTCGAACATCGCCCGCATCAACCCGGATGGCAGCCCCGACCGCACGTTCACGGCTACCGCCGACGATGCCGTCCAGCGGATTACATACAATGCAGTAACAAAGCAGTATGTACTCGCCGGCATTTTTAATAACTATAATAAAACCAGGTTCAATAAGATCGTACTGGTCGATGAAAGCTTCAACCCGGTAGCCGGTTTTGCCACCGGTATGCTGGAGGGCGGCGGCATTAACCAGGCAACACAGCTGAGCAATGGCCTCATTTTCGTTACGGGCTTCTTTTCGAGGTATGATAACGTACAGCGCAACGGGATAATGGTATTGGATGCCAGGGGTAAATTGGCCGCCGGCTACAATGCCATCGGGAAATTCTATGGCTTTTTATCGGGCGTAGTGGAATCGCGGGCATTGAACGGCGATATGCGGATAACGCTGCTGGGCAGTTTCAATTCATTCAACGGCCAGTCTGCCGGGAATTTTACCCGATTGCTGGTAAAGTAG
- a CDS encoding SusC/RagA family TonB-linked outer membrane protein, whose product MKYIYTRLALVGCLLTVWQCLAAQNRVPIKGVVREAGSDERLIGVSILGGNPLKALGVTDNNGAFTVYADPNALMVFRYVGYADYKFKPGVKRELVVRLSTSENKLNEALIVGYQKKTRETVVGSAVKISGKELQDIPVSNVEQLLQGKVAGLNIQNNTGAPGARGFMQLRGISSIGITGGGDDAFLTPTSPLYVIDGVPVSPDVGFEYGFQTAGPGVSPTSMIPPEDIESLEVLKDGQATSLYGSRGAYGVIIITTKRGNSPVPVVRYTGNFFLNTPPKLRPTIGGKEERDFRLSEIFRYGSMQDIYNISYTPLLADSLNPFYNNSTDWQGIFYRKTFNQTHNVGISGGDPKFNYKVNLGYYNESGVIKNTGFTRYSLNTNMEYKPSKKLRVFAAISSSVGLKNKGSGTGLLQKGVATDGKSSSLLPPPSFFLSTNSALSSLNTRNDNKSGSYRINLDVNYELFSGASVSSSLAYSYSTNTEGSYIPSAANKDFSEVYGYNDRGASLFNRNALSFYRKVASDHSFGLSFSNELHAGASQSAVIRQKKTPSDQFQGPLGADGLSSRAGLIGYNRNTGVSFSGNFTYDYKKKYIFDASYRMDASSASGIANRYARNPAAGFRWNFNKENLLKDLSWLSYGSIRMSWGRNIVPNGDIYSATGLYELRKTYNNVPRIGIGFGKLPNPALRPTTTTQYNFGFEAGFFDSHVELSYDAYYKQVDFLTRGKAMPDIVGFDEITSNEVGLVNYGHELSITLRPLPKNSALQWTFSINGALNKDVLTRLPGNERQFLTGGNIYLRVGRNTFSNYLYKNTGVYATDDDVPLDPATGIYLRTPEGVPFRAGDARFLDLDGNYVITDNDRVIMGNSMPLITGGFSTSFRYKNYSLNVNGSYTLIRDVINSALVERMNFLQDPHKPNSITVLPPGVTYWQKPGDNAEFANVYDYKRAPVTKPYRDNQSLFQETGSYYKLNTASFSYTLNKQFVRRAGLNSVRFYGSVNNLFTWSKYRGPSAENVTDLGRDRSDGYPSPHTYNLGLNVDF is encoded by the coding sequence ATGAAATATATCTACACACGATTGGCGCTGGTTGGCTGTTTGTTGACGGTTTGGCAATGCCTCGCCGCGCAGAACAGGGTGCCGATCAAGGGCGTTGTCCGGGAAGCAGGCTCCGACGAGCGATTGATAGGCGTGAGTATCTTAGGGGGCAATCCCCTGAAAGCGCTGGGTGTAACCGACAACAACGGGGCGTTCACCGTATACGCGGACCCCAATGCACTGATGGTGTTCCGCTATGTGGGATATGCCGATTATAAATTCAAGCCCGGTGTTAAACGGGAGCTCGTGGTGCGTTTGAGCACGAGCGAAAACAAACTGAATGAAGCCCTGATAGTCGGGTACCAGAAGAAGACACGCGAAACCGTGGTGGGCTCGGCGGTCAAGATAAGTGGAAAGGAGTTGCAGGACATTCCGGTGTCGAACGTTGAGCAGCTGCTACAGGGCAAGGTGGCAGGCCTTAACATCCAGAACAACACCGGCGCGCCGGGCGCCCGTGGCTTCATGCAGTTGCGCGGTATCTCGTCGATCGGGATCACCGGCGGAGGCGACGATGCTTTTCTTACCCCTACTTCGCCCCTGTACGTGATAGACGGTGTGCCGGTTTCCCCGGACGTTGGCTTCGAATACGGCTTCCAAACGGCGGGCCCGGGCGTCAGCCCCACTTCAATGATCCCGCCTGAAGATATTGAAAGCCTGGAGGTGTTGAAAGACGGCCAGGCAACATCACTGTATGGTTCCCGCGGCGCATACGGGGTGATCATCATTACCACGAAACGCGGTAACTCGCCGGTCCCCGTTGTAAGGTATACGGGCAATTTCTTCCTGAATACACCCCCTAAACTGCGGCCCACCATCGGGGGAAAAGAGGAGCGTGATTTCAGGCTGTCCGAAATATTCAGATACGGGTCGATGCAGGATATCTACAATATTTCCTACACCCCGCTGCTGGCCGATAGTTTGAACCCGTTCTACAATAACAGCACGGACTGGCAGGGTATCTTCTATCGTAAAACATTCAACCAGACGCATAACGTAGGTATCAGCGGTGGGGATCCCAAATTCAACTACAAGGTGAACCTGGGCTATTATAACGAGTCGGGAGTGATCAAGAATACCGGTTTCACCAGGTATTCGCTGAACACGAATATGGAATACAAGCCGAGCAAGAAGTTGCGGGTGTTCGCGGCCATCTCGTCTTCGGTTGGCTTAAAGAACAAAGGATCGGGAACAGGGCTTTTGCAGAAGGGCGTGGCAACGGACGGCAAGTCGTCTTCGCTGCTGCCGCCGCCAAGCTTTTTCCTGAGCACCAACAGCGCCCTGTCGTCGCTGAATACCAGGAACGATAACAAAAGCGGCAGCTACCGCATCAACCTGGATGTGAATTATGAGCTGTTCAGCGGAGCCTCTGTGTCGTCGAGCCTGGCCTATAGTTATTCCACCAACACGGAGGGAAGCTATATCCCTTCGGCGGCCAATAAAGACTTTTCGGAAGTGTACGGGTATAACGACCGGGGAGCCTCCCTTTTTAACAGGAATGCGCTTTCCTTTTACAGGAAAGTGGCCAGCGATCATAGTTTCGGTCTCTCCTTTTCCAACGAGCTGCACGCAGGCGCGTCCCAGTCGGCCGTTATCCGGCAGAAGAAAACGCCGAGCGACCAGTTCCAGGGGCCTTTGGGCGCAGACGGGCTTTCGTCGAGAGCCGGCCTGATCGGTTATAACAGGAACACGGGCGTTTCCTTTTCTGGAAACTTCACCTACGATTACAAAAAGAAATACATTTTCGATGCAAGCTACCGGATGGACGCTTCATCGGCCAGCGGTATCGCCAACAGGTATGCCCGCAACCCGGCGGCCGGCTTCCGGTGGAACTTCAATAAGGAGAACCTGCTCAAGGATCTTTCCTGGCTCTCCTATGGATCCATCCGTATGTCGTGGGGCCGTAACATTGTACCCAATGGCGATATTTACTCGGCAACGGGGCTGTATGAGTTACGTAAAACTTATAACAACGTTCCACGGATAGGGATCGGTTTCGGAAAACTGCCGAACCCGGCCCTGCGTCCCACCACCACTACACAATACAACTTCGGTTTCGAGGCAGGTTTCTTCGACAGCCATGTAGAGCTTTCGTATGATGCGTATTACAAACAGGTGGACTTTCTCACCAGGGGCAAGGCCATGCCGGATATCGTCGGGTTCGACGAAATAACGAGCAACGAGGTGGGGCTGGTCAATTACGGTCACGAGTTGAGCATTACGCTCCGCCCTCTGCCCAAAAACAGTGCGCTGCAATGGACCTTCTCCATCAACGGCGCGCTGAACAAAGACGTGTTGACGCGTTTGCCGGGTAACGAACGCCAGTTCCTGACAGGCGGTAATATTTACCTGCGGGTAGGGCGTAACACGTTCAGCAATTACCTGTATAAAAATACGGGGGTGTATGCGACCGACGACGACGTGCCGCTCGACCCGGCCACGGGTATTTACCTGCGCACACCGGAAGGCGTTCCTTTCCGTGCCGGCGATGCCAGGTTCCTCGACCTGGACGGGAACTATGTGATTACAGACAATGACCGTGTAATTATGGGTAACAGCATGCCCCTGATCACGGGCGGTTTCAGCACCTCTTTCCGGTATAAGAACTATTCCCTGAATGTGAATGGTTCCTATACCCTCATCAGGGACGTGATCAACAGTGCCCTGGTGGAGCGCATGAACTTCCTGCAGGATCCGCACAAACCGAATTCCATCACGGTGCTGCCGCCGGGCGTTACCTACTGGCAAAAGCCGGGCGATAACGCTGAATTCGCGAATGTATACGACTATAAACGCGCGCCGGTGACCAAACCTTACAGGGACAACCAGAGCCTGTTCCAGGAAACGGGAAGCTATTACAAGCTGAACACGGCTTCATTTTCCTACACCCTGAACAAGCAGTTCGTAAGGCGCGCAGGGCTCAATTCCGTACGGTTCTACGGCTCGGTGAACAACCTGTTTACCTGGTCGAAGTACCGGGGCCCGAGCGCGGAAAACGTGACGGACCTGGGCCGCGACCGCTCAGACGGTTATCCGTCACCGCATACGTATAACCTGGGCCTGAATGTAGATTTTTAA
- a CDS encoding DUF5007 domain-containing protein, which yields MPGNRLFYGFLLAVAVLAGPACKKYLPDDLDYLSEKAVFTTTLYQPVLGRTTFYSNVFNAGQSSLPLNFKIVNMRTRAGNAVDLADSSVEVLVWKKGYTGLEKTLEEITQKRKPEKHPLWEIRPHSGEFVIWAEATNQQMVSQPDSGYFFDVDVSNSGGRRVFKNLILKPLSQRAYEPNQFDPVTGQVKKDNNGNILHINPTVNNITGDLTGKALTADQVRVYFRKKGEGNSLSFQFLDKDSLPIDPAKFNRTVLDSVVHGFNVKKTATSLAFDVAYPIPLIRLKTRYTNNDGSQAAVAFTYDRLGLGGIRSTSSLSFNFRIFEKGDWEIVFHFYKDNPRFRDE from the coding sequence ATGCCAGGCAACAGACTATTTTATGGCTTTTTACTCGCGGTAGCGGTACTGGCGGGACCGGCGTGCAAAAAGTACCTGCCGGACGACCTGGACTACCTCAGCGAGAAGGCGGTGTTCACCACTACGTTATACCAGCCGGTGCTGGGCCGCACCACTTTCTATTCGAATGTCTTCAACGCAGGTCAGTCGTCTCTTCCGTTGAATTTTAAAATTGTGAATATGCGTACGCGCGCCGGCAACGCGGTTGACCTTGCCGATAGCAGCGTGGAGGTGCTGGTGTGGAAGAAGGGATATACCGGCCTTGAAAAGACGCTGGAGGAAATTACGCAGAAGAGAAAGCCGGAGAAACACCCGCTATGGGAAATCCGGCCGCATTCCGGCGAGTTCGTGATATGGGCGGAGGCTACCAACCAGCAAATGGTGTCGCAGCCGGATTCGGGGTATTTTTTTGACGTGGACGTCAGTAACTCGGGCGGCCGGAGGGTGTTCAAAAACCTCATACTGAAACCGCTTTCACAACGCGCATACGAACCGAACCAGTTCGATCCGGTGACCGGCCAGGTAAAAAAGGACAACAACGGGAATATACTTCATATCAATCCTACGGTGAACAATATTACCGGGGATTTGACAGGCAAAGCGCTCACCGCAGACCAGGTGAGGGTTTATTTCAGGAAAAAAGGAGAAGGCAACAGCCTGTCATTCCAGTTCCTCGATAAGGATTCACTTCCCATAGATCCGGCGAAGTTCAACAGAACAGTGCTGGATTCCGTCGTGCACGGCTTTAATGTCAAAAAAACGGCCACTTCGCTGGCGTTTGATGTTGCCTATCCAATTCCGTTGATCAGGTTGAAAACGCGCTACACGAATAACGACGGTTCCCAGGCGGCAGTGGCGTTTACCTACGACCGGCTGGGGCTGGGAGGGATAAGGTCCACCTCGTCGCTGTCGTTCAACTTCAGAATTTTCGAAAAAGGGGATTGGGAGATTGTTTTCCACTTCTATAAAGACAATCCCCGTTTCAGGGACGAGTGA
- a CDS encoding RagB/SusD family nutrient uptake outer membrane protein: protein MTIGCNKQLDIDSTKTVGDKNFWQSYKDTRAALLGIYGLMRAALSDNGCFWMYGELRNGDFTAVQRPDLDAVIKGKLNAAFPLFEGLTNWRRFYAVINAANIFLERVGDVKQLDPKYSDQNMRVDIAQIRFLRAFSYFWLTTVWGDVPFVLNSHDGSFENKPQEDKEKILAFVESEMLAAAADLPFNYSSNDPQQLGDYYNEPSSRWLSVLARKLSVYGVLAHVAAWRGDYRSVYAYSKFVLDNKDRSGMYYEPDTYWISAPNGMFQGHKTNQLYGLNFEFDNQEGTFSGHFEEFTLAEPLVRKSLPDIYVTRDSITSIFSTPLDTRFSLDPVTGKPKYPDRWFANFDSDIPIFCKIKVIQKDGSDPSFRLYSSCLIYTRLEEMALLNAEALAVIGNRTDAINSLNSVRNLRKVPLFTDNGSEDLLDAIFLERRKEMMGEGHRWFDLVRYHKIKRNNPGFMKLISEGGIYWPVSSVVLRQNPRLKQNPYWN from the coding sequence TTGACAATCGGTTGCAACAAGCAGCTGGATATCGACTCCACCAAAACGGTGGGCGACAAAAATTTCTGGCAGTCTTATAAAGATACCCGCGCGGCGTTGTTAGGCATTTATGGCTTAATGAGAGCCGCGCTGTCGGACAACGGATGTTTCTGGATGTACGGAGAACTCCGGAACGGTGACTTCACCGCCGTTCAGCGGCCCGACCTCGATGCCGTCATCAAGGGGAAACTCAATGCGGCTTTTCCGCTTTTTGAAGGGTTGACCAACTGGCGGCGGTTTTACGCGGTGATTAACGCGGCTAATATTTTCCTGGAGCGGGTGGGCGACGTGAAGCAGCTTGATCCCAAGTATTCAGACCAGAACATGCGCGTGGATATTGCCCAAATCAGGTTCCTGCGGGCTTTTTCCTATTTCTGGCTCACTACCGTGTGGGGCGACGTGCCTTTCGTACTGAATTCGCACGACGGTTCGTTCGAAAACAAACCGCAGGAAGACAAGGAAAAGATCCTGGCGTTTGTTGAAAGCGAAATGCTGGCCGCCGCTGCGGATCTGCCTTTCAACTATAGTTCCAACGATCCGCAGCAGCTGGGCGACTACTATAACGAGCCATCGTCCAGATGGCTGAGCGTGCTGGCCAGAAAGCTGTCGGTTTACGGTGTGCTCGCCCATGTTGCAGCGTGGAGGGGCGACTACCGCAGCGTTTATGCTTACAGCAAGTTCGTACTGGACAACAAAGATAGAAGCGGCATGTACTACGAGCCGGATACGTACTGGATTTCCGCCCCCAACGGCATGTTCCAGGGGCACAAAACGAACCAGCTGTATGGGCTCAACTTTGAATTCGACAACCAGGAGGGCACTTTCAGCGGGCATTTCGAGGAGTTTACACTGGCGGAGCCGCTTGTCAGGAAGTCGCTGCCGGATATTTACGTGACGAGGGATTCCATTACTTCCATTTTTTCAACGCCGCTCGATACCCGTTTTTCGCTGGATCCGGTTACGGGTAAACCGAAGTATCCCGACAGGTGGTTTGCCAACTTCGACAGCGACATCCCCATTTTCTGCAAAATAAAGGTCATACAGAAGGATGGCTCGGATCCCTCGTTCAGATTATATTCCAGCTGCCTTATCTACACCCGGCTGGAAGAAATGGCGCTGCTCAACGCCGAGGCGCTGGCGGTAATCGGCAACCGCACCGACGCGATCAATTCCCTGAACAGTGTAAGGAACCTGCGCAAAGTACCCCTCTTTACGGATAATGGGAGTGAAGACCTGCTGGACGCCATTTTCCTGGAAAGACGGAAAGAGATGATGGGAGAAGGCCACCGGTGGTTCGACCTGGTACGGTATCACAAGATCAAGCGGAACAATCCCGGCTTTATGAAACTGATCAGCGAAGGTGGTATTTATTGGCCGGTATCTTCGGTGGTACTCCGCCAGAATCCACGCCTGAAACAAAATCCTTACTGGAATTAA
- a CDS encoding fasciclin domain-containing protein produces the protein MKKFSFPGFFPGFLLAAIVLVSCKKDDYYKDTGITSPVYKGTVMDYLHEKPLFFDTIEAIIKIAGLDEALKKDSLTLFAPTDRSVTSLLTAFNNRLYKLGKDTIKTLEEVPAVVWRKYMSMYIFKGINLLKDYPQIDFDLLQVYGGQIYLSINNTPMNIGVTYATSGGVKYVGYRQLNLSYLREPGSLSRYNFFNVAVASCNIQPYHAAVHVLRDSDGYFAFDPDGFLNDFLAYKP, from the coding sequence ATGAAGAAGTTTTCATTCCCCGGATTTTTCCCCGGCTTCCTACTGGCGGCAATCGTCCTGGTGTCGTGCAAGAAAGACGATTATTACAAGGATACCGGTATCACATCGCCCGTATACAAGGGAACGGTGATGGATTACCTGCACGAAAAGCCGCTGTTTTTCGACACGATCGAGGCCATCATTAAAATAGCCGGGCTCGACGAGGCGCTGAAGAAAGACTCCCTTACATTGTTTGCGCCTACCGACCGGAGCGTGACGAGCCTGCTCACGGCATTCAACAACCGGTTGTACAAGCTGGGGAAGGATACCATCAAGACACTGGAGGAGGTACCCGCCGTGGTGTGGAGAAAATACATGTCGATGTATATTTTCAAAGGGATTAACCTGCTGAAGGACTATCCGCAGATAGATTTCGACCTGCTGCAGGTATACGGCGGGCAAATTTATCTTTCCATCAACAACACGCCGATGAACATCGGCGTTACCTACGCCACATCCGGCGGCGTCAAGTACGTGGGCTACCGGCAGCTGAACCTCTCGTACCTGCGCGAGCCGGGCAGCCTGAGCAGGTATAATTTTTTCAATGTGGCGGTGGCATCCTGCAATATTCAGCCTTACCATGCCGCCGTGCATGTGCTGAGGGATTCGGACGGGTATTTCGCTTTTGATCCCGATGGTTTTTTGAATGACTTCCTGGCATACAAGCCGTAA
- a CDS encoding fasciclin domain-containing protein: MLKQLYFWVFATAIFIFACGKDDGDYTSVNAQQVYPGSTYEYLKSNTGRFDSLLLLVDRLKLTDTLKTGQYTLFAPTNASFRFVLENLNAVRKAKNLPPVYLRQADSAQLDTMLTRYVLAKAYNTEDMNYADGIEFTTVRYQYVMNGRRRTTNAEGFVGGGPSYAEYSDTKGSKYNRDWVITSTQSVNLVTTTGIVHVLRDDHAFGFEEFIPRLNK, from the coding sequence ATGTTAAAGCAATTATATTTTTGGGTATTTGCAACGGCCATATTCATATTCGCCTGCGGAAAAGACGATGGAGATTACACATCCGTGAATGCGCAGCAGGTGTACCCGGGAAGCACGTATGAATACCTGAAAAGCAATACGGGCAGGTTCGATTCGCTCTTGTTGCTGGTGGATCGTTTAAAGTTGACGGATACGCTCAAAACCGGGCAATACACGCTTTTTGCGCCTACCAACGCCAGCTTCAGATTTGTACTGGAAAACCTGAACGCCGTCAGGAAAGCAAAAAACCTGCCCCCCGTTTACCTCCGGCAGGCGGATTCCGCTCAGCTAGATACCATGCTGACGCGGTACGTCCTGGCTAAGGCGTATAACACGGAAGACATGAACTATGCCGACGGTATTGAGTTCACGACGGTAAGATATCAATATGTCATGAACGGCCGCCGGAGAACCACCAATGCGGAGGGTTTTGTGGGCGGCGGGCCTTCCTACGCCGAATACAGCGACACAAAAGGATCAAAATATAACCGCGATTGGGTAATTACCTCCACGCAGTCCGTCAATCTGGTCACCACTACGGGGATAGTGCATGTGCTGAGAGACGATCATGCGTTCGGGTTTGAAGAGTTTATTCCACGTTTAAACAAATAA